The Clostridioides difficile genome has a segment encoding these proteins:
- a CDS encoding phage coat protein, with protein sequence MANTKFDAKSFNAEAFGKYMESAPALKRNELIKSRALKSNLEIRNLFSSQTTTSYGRIPMYGNLEGDALNYDGVTDITADTTVTYERGVVVIGRAKAWMEKDFSQDIAAGADFMSNVRNKVASFWEDVDQDTLLSILKGIFSMTGVENKKFVDTHTSDITKNSDGKVSAESLNTTIQKACGDNKNKFSLAIMHSSVATNLENLNLLTYLKYTDEEGIQRDLGLATWNGRTILIDDGMPVENVAESTSGADDGYTKYTTYILGEGAFDYEDIGAKVPYEMDRDPKTNGGQDTLYTRQRKVFAPCGISYEKKKQVSLSPTKEELEDGSNWSLVNDGSTTKTKYIDHKSIAIAQIISKG encoded by the coding sequence ATGGCAAATACAAAATTTGATGCAAAATCATTTAATGCAGAAGCATTTGGGAAGTATATGGAGTCAGCCCCAGCACTAAAGAGAAATGAATTAATAAAATCAAGAGCCTTAAAATCAAATTTAGAAATTAGAAATTTATTTAGTAGTCAAACAACTACTTCATATGGAAGGATACCTATGTATGGCAATTTAGAAGGTGATGCACTTAACTATGATGGTGTGACAGATATAACAGCAGATACTACTGTTACTTATGAAAGAGGTGTTGTAGTAATTGGTAGAGCTAAAGCATGGATGGAGAAAGACTTTAGCCAAGATATAGCAGCAGGGGCAGATTTTATGTCTAATGTAAGAAATAAAGTAGCTTCATTTTGGGAGGATGTTGACCAAGATACACTATTATCAATATTAAAGGGTATATTCTCAATGACAGGGGTTGAAAATAAAAAATTTGTTGATACTCATACATCAGATATAACTAAAAATAGTGATGGAAAAGTTTCTGCTGAAAGTCTTAATACGACTATACAAAAAGCATGTGGTGATAACAAAAATAAATTTAGTCTGGCTATAATGCACAGTAGTGTAGCTACTAATTTAGAGAATTTAAATCTATTAACTTATCTAAAATATACAGATGAAGAAGGAATACAAAGAGACTTAGGTTTGGCTACATGGAATGGTAGAACTATATTAATTGATGATGGTATGCCTGTAGAAAATGTTGCAGAAAGCACAAGTGGTGCAGATGATGGATATACAAAATATACGACTTATATATTAGGTGAAGGGGCCTTTGATTATGAGGATATAGGAGCAAAAGTTCCTTATGAAATGGATAGAGACCCTAAAACAAATGGTGGTCAAGATACTTTATACACAAGACAAAGAAAAGTATTTGCACCTTGTGGAATTTCTTATGAAAAGAAAAAGCAAGTTTCATTATCTCCAACAAAAGAAGAGCTTGAAGATGGCTCAAACTGGTCTTTAGTAAATGATGGATCAACAACTAAAACAAAGTATATTGATCATAAGTCCATTGCAATTGCTCAAATAATATCAAAAGGATAA
- a CDS encoding phage tail tube protein, which translates to MAQTINAKDTVSAKKAECFVIIEGKRYNFMQAIDLEAKMEKNKSEVPILGRTTKGNKTTGSTNTGSATFHYNTSIFRELLYRYKETGEDIYFDIQVTNEDPTSAVGRQTVVLKDCNMDSGIITKFDADGEYLDEDMDFTFEDWELVEKFNLLAGME; encoded by the coding sequence ATGGCTCAAACAATAAATGCTAAAGATACAGTTAGTGCAAAGAAAGCTGAATGTTTTGTAATTATAGAAGGTAAAAGATATAATTTCATGCAAGCTATAGATTTAGAAGCTAAAATGGAAAAAAATAAAAGTGAGGTTCCAATATTAGGAAGAACAACAAAGGGAAATAAAACAACTGGTAGTACAAATACTGGAAGTGCAACATTTCATTATAATACTTCTATTTTTAGAGAGTTACTTTATAGATATAAAGAAACTGGTGAAGATATTTATTTTGACATACAAGTTACAAATGAAGATCCTACATCTGCTGTAGGAAGACAGACCGTAGTACTTAAAGATTGTAATATGGACAGTGGAATAATTACTAAATTTGATGCTGATGGTGAATATTTAGATGAAGACATGGATTTCACTTTTGAGGATTGGGAACTAGTAGAAAAATTTAATTTATTGGCAGGAATGGAGTAA
- a CDS encoding HK97 gp10 family phage protein → MARWGSVDFRDFKRVCKKIEKLTKTDLDKFCRDASGELAAQLIDKVIRRTPIDTGFLQDRWNGVAYARSLPVYKEGSTYIIEVVNPTEYASYVEFGHRTKSGNGWVKGQHFLTISEMELQGQVDKIIEKKLLILLKGVFDA, encoded by the coding sequence ATGGCTAGATGGGGTAGTGTTGATTTTAGAGATTTCAAGAGAGTTTGTAAAAAAATAGAGAAGCTTACAAAAACTGATTTAGATAAGTTTTGTAGAGATGCGTCAGGAGAGTTAGCAGCACAATTGATTGATAAAGTGATTAGAAGAACTCCCATAGATACAGGATTCTTGCAAGATAGGTGGAATGGAGTGGCTTATGCTAGGTCACTTCCTGTGTATAAAGAAGGAAGCACATATATTATAGAGGTTGTTAATCCAACTGAATATGCAAGTTATGTTGAATTTGGTCATAGAACTAAAAGTGGTAATGGATGGGTTAAAGGACAACATTTCTTGACTATTTCAGAAATGGAATTACAAGGTCAAGTTGATAAGATTATAGAGAAAAAATTATTAATATTACTTAAAGGAGTGTTTGATGCTTAA
- a CDS encoding phage tail sheath family protein — protein MALGGGTFVTQNKVLPGTYINFISAKRATSSLSDRGIVAMPIELDWGMDEEVFKVTSDDFEKYSTKYFGYDYTHDKLKGLRDLFKNIRLGYFYKLNKGVKASCTIGTAKYSGIRGNSLKVVVKVNIDDNTKFDVVTLLDNKKVDVQIAKIITDLEDNDYVTWKKDATLEATAGLTFTNGTNGEGVTGAEYQVFLDKIESYSFNSLGCLATTTEIKSLFVEFTKRMRDKVGAKFQTVLYKKNDADYEGVVSVENKVKDTGLLESSLIYWATGAIAGCDINKSNTNKKYDGEFDVDVNYTQIQLEEALKTGKFIFHKVGDEVHVLEDVNTFVSFTDDKNDDFSSNQIVRVLDQIANDIAILFNTKYLGRVPNDKAGRISFWNDVVKHHKELENLRAIEDFKTDDVSVELGNDKKTVVVSDAVKVINAMSKLYMTVSVS, from the coding sequence ATGGCTTTAGGTGGAGGAACATTTGTAACACAAAATAAAGTGTTACCAGGTACTTATATAAATTTTATTTCAGCTAAGAGAGCAACTAGTTCATTATCTGACAGAGGTATTGTGGCAATGCCAATTGAACTTGATTGGGGAATGGATGAAGAAGTTTTCAAAGTCACAAGTGATGATTTTGAGAAGTATTCAACAAAGTATTTTGGATATGATTATACACATGATAAATTAAAAGGACTTAGAGATTTATTTAAAAATATAAGATTAGGATATTTTTATAAACTAAATAAAGGTGTTAAAGCTAGTTGTACTATTGGCACAGCCAAATACAGTGGAATAAGAGGAAATAGCTTAAAAGTGGTTGTTAAAGTAAATATTGATGATAACACTAAGTTTGATGTTGTAACACTTTTGGATAATAAAAAAGTAGACGTACAAATAGCAAAAATCATTACAGATTTAGAAGATAATGACTATGTCACTTGGAAGAAAGATGCAACACTAGAAGCTACAGCAGGTTTAACTTTTACCAATGGAACTAATGGTGAAGGAGTAACAGGAGCAGAGTATCAAGTATTTCTTGATAAAATAGAAAGCTATAGTTTTAATTCTTTAGGATGTCTAGCCACTACAACAGAAATAAAAAGCCTATTTGTAGAATTTACTAAAAGAATGAGAGATAAGGTAGGGGCTAAGTTTCAAACTGTTTTATATAAAAAGAATGATGCAGATTATGAAGGTGTAGTATCTGTAGAAAACAAAGTAAAGGATACTGGATTATTAGAATCTAGTCTGATTTACTGGGCTACTGGAGCTATAGCAGGATGTGATATAAATAAATCTAATACTAATAAAAAGTATGATGGTGAATTTGATGTTGATGTTAATTATACGCAAATACAGTTAGAAGAAGCTTTAAAAACTGGTAAATTTATATTCCATAAAGTTGGTGATGAAGTTCATGTGCTAGAGGATGTAAATACTTTTGTAAGTTTTACAGATGATAAAAATGATGATTTTTCATCTAATCAAATAGTAAGGGTGCTTGATCAAATTGCTAACGACATAGCTATTTTATTTAATACAAAATATCTAGGTAGAGTGCCAAATGATAAGGCAGGAAGAATAAGCTTCTGGAATGATGTTGTAAAGCATCATAAAGAATTAGAAAATCTGAGAGCAATAGAGGATTTTAAAACTGATGATGTTAGTGTAGAGCTTGGAAATGATAAGAAAACTGTTGTAGTAAGTGATGCTGTTAAAGTTATTAATGCAATGAGTAAGCTTTATATGACAGTTTCAGTAAGTTAG